Proteins encoded together in one Rossellomorea sp. y25 window:
- a CDS encoding DUF420 domain-containing protein, producing MGLPILPTISTTFIVLSAVTVAIGWWQIKQRKIEQHQKTMTLAGIFALIFFIIYMSRTIFVGNTSFGGPDSIKIYYTVFLVFHITLATTGAVFGLMSLWTGYKDRLARHRKLGPITSLIWFFTAITGVAVYLLLYVFYKGGETTSVIRAILGY from the coding sequence ATGGGTTTACCTATTTTACCTACAATTAGTACCACCTTCATCGTATTAAGTGCAGTGACAGTCGCAATTGGATGGTGGCAGATTAAACAGAGAAAGATTGAGCAACATCAGAAAACCATGACACTTGCAGGTATTTTTGCGCTTATCTTTTTCATCATTTATATGAGCAGAACGATATTTGTTGGAAATACGTCTTTTGGCGGTCCTGATAGCATTAAGATTTATTATACGGTTTTCTTGGTTTTCCATATTACATTGGCCACAACGGGTGCTGTATTTGGTTTAATGAGCTTGTGGACAGGATATAAAGATCGTTTAGCGAGGCACCGTAAGCTGGGACCGATCACTAGTTTAATCTGGTTCTTTACGGCTATTACAGGAGTCGCTGTGTATCTCCTCCTTTACGTATTCTACAAAGGCGGAGAAACAACCTCAGTCATTCGGGCAATCCTGGGATATTAA
- the ctaG gene encoding cytochrome c oxidase assembly factor CtaG, protein MPLGIFGFMALWSPFFFLALAFITVVYFLITVKWRDSFKESKKLTSKEATYFILSMVLLYGIKGSPVEIMSTILFSAHMAQMALLYLVVTPLLVLGIPKWVWKAAVELPVVKQIFKFMTKPLISLLSFNIIFSIYHIPLVFDNVRTDATLHGLATIILFLLALFMWWPLLNPVDDDIDLSGLKRIGYILGSAVLLTPACGLIIFAENPLYAPYYDPQEFLKALALCVPVNTLEGLTLTGPELFTDMSTQNDQQLGGVIMKIVQEIVFGVMLFNLFFQWYRKDQEKQEKLSYDPIDPKLTEQ, encoded by the coding sequence ATGCCTTTAGGTATTTTTGGTTTTATGGCTTTATGGAGCCCGTTTTTTTTCTTGGCTTTAGCATTTATAACGGTCGTGTATTTCTTAATCACTGTCAAATGGAGAGACAGCTTTAAAGAAAGTAAAAAACTGACCAGCAAAGAAGCCACTTATTTTATTCTATCAATGGTTCTCTTATATGGAATTAAGGGTTCGCCAGTAGAAATTATGAGCACAATCTTATTTTCTGCTCACATGGCACAAATGGCGTTACTATATTTAGTGGTCACTCCTCTGCTCGTGTTAGGAATACCTAAATGGGTCTGGAAAGCTGCAGTTGAGTTACCAGTGGTTAAGCAAATCTTTAAGTTTATGACAAAACCATTGATCTCATTACTATCTTTCAATATCATCTTTTCGATTTATCATATTCCTTTAGTGTTTGATAATGTCAGAACTGATGCTACTCTTCACGGTTTGGCGACCATCATTCTATTCTTGCTAGCCTTATTCATGTGGTGGCCTTTACTAAATCCAGTGGATGACGATATTGATTTAAGTGGGCTCAAGCGTATTGGATATATTCTTGGGAGTGCAGTCTTATTGACACCGGCATGCGGTTTGATTATTTTTGCCGAGAATCCTTTATATGCCCCTTATTATGATCCACAAGAGTTTCTTAAAGCATTGGCACTATGTGTGCCTGTTAATACTCTTGAAGGGTTGACGCTGACTGGGCCGGAATTATTTACTGATATGTCTACACAAAATGATCAGCAGCTTGGCGGAGTGATCATGAAGATTGTTCAGGAGATTGTATTTGGAGTTATGCTATTCAACCTGTTTTTTCAATGGTATCGCAAAGATCAGGAGAAACAAGAAAAGCTCTCGTATGATCCCATTGATCCAAAATTGACAGAACAGTAA
- the cyoE gene encoding heme o synthase translates to MANSRMMTNVEEADLTTSTAWKDFLALIKIGIVNSNLITTFTGMWLAFYFTNTHFLNSLDIMFLTLIGSSLIIAGSCTINNVYDRDIDHLMERTKARPTVTGKINGPKALSLGLIMIAVGIIMLFMTTVTAGVIGIIGVFSYVVLYTMWSKRKYVSNTIVGSISGAVPPLIGWAAVDANLDVIAWVLFLMMFIWQPPHFYALAMKRVEEYRAANIPMLPVVKGFATTKHHIVAWVAALLPLPFFLMDLGMFFFVLATAFNIGWLALGLAGYKMKDDIKWSKLMFVYSLNYLTILFVAMVIVTVI, encoded by the coding sequence ATGGCTAATAGTCGAATGATGACAAACGTAGAAGAAGCAGATTTGACAACCTCAACTGCGTGGAAGGATTTTTTAGCATTAATCAAAATTGGTATCGTTAATTCAAATTTAATTACAACCTTTACAGGTATGTGGTTAGCTTTTTACTTTACGAATACGCACTTTCTAAATTCTCTTGATATAATGTTCCTTACATTGATAGGTTCTTCCCTTATTATTGCGGGTTCTTGCACCATTAATAATGTGTATGATCGTGACATCGACCATCTGATGGAACGTACAAAAGCACGTCCTACCGTAACGGGCAAGATCAATGGACCTAAAGCATTGTCTTTGGGATTAATAATGATTGCAGTGGGAATCATTATGTTATTTATGACCACTGTTACTGCAGGTGTAATAGGAATTATCGGGGTATTTAGTTATGTTGTATTATATACAATGTGGTCAAAGAGAAAATATGTGAGCAACACGATTGTAGGAAGTATCTCTGGCGCGGTTCCACCATTAATCGGTTGGGCAGCTGTTGATGCAAACCTTGATGTAATCGCTTGGGTACTATTCTTAATGATGTTTATCTGGCAGCCACCTCATTTCTACGCATTAGCGATGAAGAGGGTGGAAGAATACAGGGCAGCGAATATCCCAATGCTTCCAGTGGTGAAGGGATTTGCTACCACAAAGCACCATATCGTAGCATGGGTTGCAGCTTTATTGCCACTTCCATTCTTCTTGATGGATTTAGGAATGTTCTTCTTTGTCCTTGCAACAGCCTTTAACATTGGCTGGCTGGCACTGGGTCTCGCAGGTTACAAAATGAAAGACGATATTAAGTGGTCGAAACTTATGTTTGTCTATTCACTAAATTATTTAACTATCTTGTTCGTAGCGATGGTAATCGTTACCGTAATTTAA
- the ctaD gene encoding cytochrome c oxidase subunit I, with amino-acid sequence MSSYAQKKGFGATVWDYLTTVDHKKIAILYLMAGGFFFLVGGLEALIIRIQLAVPNNDFVSAGLYNEVLTMHGTTMIFLAAMPLIFAFMNAVVPLQIGARDVAFPFLNSLGFWLFFAGGVFLNLSWFLGGAPDAGWTSYASLSMASKGHGIDFYVLGLQISGAGTLIGGINFLVTIINMRAPGMTYMRMPLFTWTVFVTSALILFAFPALTVGLFLMLFDRMFGSNFFDVANGGNTIIWEHFFWIFGHPEVYILVLPAFGIFSEIIPHFSRKRLFGYSSMVFATVLIGFLGFMVWAHHMFTVGLGPIANAIFAVATMAIAVPTGIKIFNWLLTMWGGSISFTTPMLYAVAFIPTFVAGGVTGIMNAAATADYQFHDTYFVVAHFHYVIVGGVVFALLAGTHYYWPKMFGTMLNDFLGKIAFWLFFIGFHLTFFIQHFLGLMGMPRRIWKFLPGQGLETGNLISSIGAGFMGVAVIVLLVNVIMTQVKGVKVSNDPWGDGRTIEWAIPSPPPFYNFKQTPLIRGLDAYWLEKMEGKKDLTPAEPIGDIHMPNNSILPVIISLGLFIAAFGAMYHPDGDKAWAIPVLVIGMLITLGAMFFRSVLDDHGYHVHKEDLMDDDKGGKA; translated from the coding sequence GTGAGTAGCTATGCACAGAAAAAAGGCTTCGGCGCGACTGTTTGGGACTACTTAACAACAGTAGACCACAAAAAGATCGCCATCCTTTACCTTATGGCAGGAGGATTCTTCTTCCTAGTCGGTGGATTGGAAGCTCTTATCATTCGTATACAGCTGGCTGTTCCTAACAATGACTTTGTTAGTGCAGGCTTATACAACGAAGTTTTAACAATGCACGGTACAACGATGATTTTCTTAGCGGCCATGCCGTTGATTTTCGCATTCATGAATGCGGTTGTACCATTACAAATCGGTGCTCGTGACGTTGCATTTCCATTCCTGAATTCATTAGGTTTTTGGTTATTCTTCGCAGGTGGGGTTTTCCTTAACCTCTCATGGTTCTTAGGAGGAGCACCAGATGCAGGGTGGACATCATATGCTTCACTTTCAATGGCATCTAAAGGGCATGGTATTGATTTCTATGTACTAGGTTTACAGATTTCAGGTGCAGGAACATTAATAGGTGGGATCAACTTCCTTGTAACCATCATTAATATGCGTGCCCCTGGTATGACCTACATGCGTATGCCGCTATTTACATGGACAGTATTTGTTACCTCGGCACTTATTTTATTCGCGTTTCCTGCATTAACGGTAGGGTTATTCTTAATGTTATTTGATCGTATGTTCGGATCGAATTTCTTTGATGTAGCGAATGGCGGTAACACCATTATTTGGGAGCATTTCTTCTGGATTTTTGGTCACCCTGAGGTATACATCCTTGTATTGCCTGCTTTCGGAATTTTCTCTGAGATCATTCCACACTTCTCTAGAAAACGTTTATTCGGTTACTCATCCATGGTATTTGCGACCGTGCTTATCGGTTTCTTAGGCTTCATGGTTTGGGCTCACCATATGTTTACAGTAGGTCTTGGACCAATCGCAAATGCAATCTTCGCCGTTGCGACAATGGCCATTGCCGTACCAACAGGTATCAAAATCTTTAACTGGCTCCTTACCATGTGGGGAGGAAGTATCAGCTTCACGACTCCAATGCTCTACGCAGTAGCGTTTATTCCTACTTTCGTAGCCGGTGGGGTTACTGGAATCATGAACGCAGCTGCAACAGCTGACTATCAATTCCATGATACGTATTTCGTTGTTGCCCATTTCCACTACGTTATCGTAGGTGGGGTAGTATTTGCCCTATTAGCAGGTACTCACTATTACTGGCCAAAAATGTTCGGTACAATGTTAAATGATTTCTTAGGGAAGATCGCTTTCTGGTTATTCTTTATCGGATTCCACTTAACATTCTTTATTCAGCATTTCCTTGGCTTAATGGGTATGCCTCGTCGTATTTGGAAGTTCTTGCCTGGTCAAGGGTTAGAAACAGGAAACCTGATCTCTTCTATTGGAGCAGGCTTCATGGGAGTAGCGGTTATTGTTCTTCTTGTTAATGTCATCATGACTCAAGTCAAAGGTGTTAAGGTTTCTAATGACCCTTGGGGAGATGGTCGTACGATTGAATGGGCGATCCCATCACCACCGCCATTCTATAACTTCAAGCAAACTCCACTTATCCGTGGTTTGGATGCTTATTGGTTAGAGAAAATGGAGGGTAAAAAAGACTTAACTCCAGCAGAACCAATCGGAGACATTCATATGCCGAATAACTCCATCTTACCGGTGATCATTTCACTCGGATTATTTATCGCAGCGTTTGGTGCTATGTATCATCCGGATGGTGATAAAGCATGGGCAATTCCTGTTCTGGTAATTGGTATGCTTATTACATTAGGTGCAATGTTCTTCCGTTCAGTACTTGATGATCATGGATATCATGTTCACAAAGAAGATTTAATGGATGATGATAAAGGGGGTAAGGCATAA
- a CDS encoding heme A synthase — MHKGVHKGLKWLAVLTTLGMLFVLLGGALVTKTESGMGCGRSWPLCNGQLIPTDITFELVIELAHRVVSGGVGLLVLALSIWSWRAIGYKRETKFLAALSFFFLVLQGLIGAAAVLWGQSDFVLALHFGISLISFASILLLTLLIFEVDQKFDAHSLVINKRMRFHTIGVTLYSYIVVYTGALVRHTDSSLVCKDWPLCVNSSPGLPTNLYEWIQMGHRTAAGLIFLWIAYITYIAIKEHKHQKVIYWGWIIAFTLVSLQVMSGALVVFTRLNLGIALLHALIISCLFGLLCYFILLASRSKLKE, encoded by the coding sequence TTGCATAAAGGTGTTCACAAAGGATTAAAATGGCTTGCCGTCCTCACTACTCTTGGCATGTTATTTGTTCTATTAGGAGGAGCCCTTGTAACAAAGACAGAATCTGGTATGGGATGCGGCCGGTCTTGGCCACTATGTAACGGGCAATTAATTCCAACTGATATTACATTTGAGCTTGTCATAGAATTAGCACATCGGGTTGTCTCCGGTGGTGTAGGCTTACTGGTATTGGCCTTATCAATATGGTCATGGAGAGCGATTGGATATAAGCGCGAAACGAAATTTCTTGCTGCACTCTCTTTCTTTTTCTTAGTATTACAAGGTCTTATTGGAGCTGCCGCTGTACTTTGGGGACAATCAGACTTCGTACTCGCATTGCATTTTGGAATTTCTCTTATATCATTTGCTTCAATCTTATTATTGACACTGCTGATTTTTGAAGTCGACCAGAAATTTGATGCCCACTCATTGGTCATCAATAAACGCATGAGATTTCATACAATCGGGGTCACTTTATATAGTTACATTGTTGTTTATACTGGAGCTTTAGTAAGACATACGGATTCAAGCTTAGTATGTAAGGATTGGCCGCTATGTGTCAATTCGTCCCCGGGTCTGCCCACAAATCTCTATGAATGGATTCAGATGGGACATCGAACAGCAGCAGGACTCATTTTCTTATGGATTGCATATATCACATATATTGCGATTAAAGAGCATAAACACCAGAAGGTTATTTATTGGGGATGGATCATTGCATTTACGCTGGTATCTCTTCAAGTCATGTCCGGAGCACTCGTTGTGTTCACACGATTGAACCTTGGGATCGCTTTATTACACGCATTGATCATCTCTTGTTTATTCGGTTTACTATGCTACTTCATTTTACTTGCTTCAAGAAGTAAACTTAAAGAATAG
- a CDS encoding cytochrome (ubi)quinol oxidase subunit III, giving the protein MHAEEKFTPKTWPASPEKATLEGKNKFMGFWFFLGGETVLFGSLFATYLALKDKVPSDSHALAADIFDLPLAFIATMLLLTSSLTSVYAMYHMKNYNFQRMQAWLLVTVLLGAAFLGLEIYEFNHYVHEYGHTFTSSAFGSAFYTLVGFHGGHVAFGLLWIVSLMLRNAKRGLNLYNAPKFYLASLYWHFIDVVWVFIFTVVYLMGMVG; this is encoded by the coding sequence ATGCACGCTGAAGAAAAATTCACGCCAAAGACCTGGCCAGCCTCCCCTGAAAAGGCAACCCTTGAGGGGAAAAACAAGTTCATGGGCTTCTGGTTTTTCCTTGGTGGAGAAACGGTTCTTTTCGGATCTCTTTTTGCAACATATTTAGCGCTTAAAGACAAAGTCCCTAGTGACAGTCATGCACTTGCTGCTGACATCTTCGATCTACCACTTGCATTTATTGCAACTATGTTACTTTTAACAAGTTCTCTTACAAGTGTTTATGCAATGTATCATATGAAGAATTATAACTTCCAACGTATGCAGGCTTGGTTATTAGTCACGGTTCTTCTAGGTGCAGCGTTCCTTGGATTAGAGATTTATGAGTTTAATCATTACGTACATGAATACGGGCATACTTTTACTAGTAGTGCATTTGGTTCAGCCTTCTACACACTAGTTGGATTCCACGGAGGACACGTAGCTTTCGGTCTTCTATGGATTGTAAGCTTAATGCTTCGTAACGCTAAACGTGGTTTAAACCTTTACAATGCTCCAAAGTTCTATTTAGCTTCTCTATACTGGCACTTTATCGACGTTGTATGGGTATTTATCTTTACAGTAGTATACTTAATGGGAATGGTGGGATAA
- the ctaF gene encoding cytochrome c oxidase subunit IVB — protein MANQQSNSGNPSVDYEYRRKKNAEDMRMQVTSFMLMIFLTLVAFIAVAGDFDKYFIVPFILLLAVVQLIFQLYYFMHMSHKGHEAPALFLYSGALVAFITVLAFVTIVWI, from the coding sequence ATGGCGAATCAACAATCAAATTCAGGTAACCCAAGTGTAGATTACGAATATCGTCGTAAGAAAAATGCAGAAGACATGAGAATGCAGGTTACATCCTTCATGTTAATGATTTTCTTAACATTAGTGGCGTTCATTGCAGTGGCAGGAGATTTTGATAAGTACTTTATTGTACCTTTCATCCTCTTACTTGCAGTCGTTCAACTAATTTTTCAACTTTATTACTTCATGCATATGAGTCATAAAGGTCATGAAGCTCCTGCATTATTCCTGTACTCTGGTGCACTTGTTGCATTTATCACAGTGTTAGCATTTGTAACGATTGTATGGATCTAA
- the coxB gene encoding cytochrome c oxidase subunit II, translated as MKARLSKWRLFSIVAMLALVLSGCGEPFLSTLQPAGEVAQSQYDLMILSTLIMVLVIIVVVIVYMVAIIRFRRKKGDTTIPKQVEGSHTLEIVWTVIPIILLLILAVPTVTSTFELADTKAMDKKDADGNREALVINVRANLYWWEFEYEDEKIITSQDLVVPTDQRVYFNVTASDVKHSFWIPAAGGKIDTNVDNVNTFFLEFDGEKSKEAGGLFYGKCAELCGPSHALMDFKVKALPKEEFTAWVEDMKNAGEPKPTSDLAQQGQEIFNQKCLSCHAVSPQDGRPESARLAPNLANFGERTRIAGILDHNEEELKNWLVDPEQYKPGNKMTGTYGNLKEDELDALAEYLMGLKVQD; from the coding sequence ATGAAAGCAAGGCTATCTAAGTGGCGCTTATTCTCAATTGTAGCAATGTTAGCGCTAGTTCTTTCTGGTTGTGGAGAGCCATTTCTCTCCACATTACAGCCAGCTGGTGAAGTAGCACAGTCACAATATGATTTAATGATACTGTCTACATTAATAATGGTATTAGTAATCATTGTAGTAGTCATCGTCTATATGGTGGCAATTATTCGTTTCCGCAGAAAAAAGGGAGATACTACTATCCCGAAACAAGTTGAAGGTAGTCACACACTTGAAATCGTGTGGACAGTAATACCAATAATCCTTCTTCTTATCCTGGCTGTTCCAACCGTAACGTCGACTTTCGAATTAGCGGATACAAAAGCTATGGACAAAAAAGACGCAGATGGTAATCGCGAAGCTTTAGTTATAAATGTTCGCGCTAATCTTTACTGGTGGGAATTTGAGTATGAGGATGAAAAAATCATCACTTCACAGGACTTAGTTGTCCCAACCGATCAAAGGGTTTACTTCAATGTTACGGCTTCTGACGTTAAGCACTCTTTCTGGATTCCGGCAGCTGGAGGAAAGATTGATACAAACGTCGACAACGTAAACACATTCTTCCTTGAATTTGATGGAGAAAAGTCTAAAGAAGCAGGCGGATTATTCTACGGGAAATGTGCTGAGCTATGTGGACCTTCTCATGCACTAATGGACTTTAAAGTAAAAGCGCTTCCTAAGGAAGAGTTTACGGCATGGGTAGAAGATATGAAAAATGCAGGAGAACCTAAACCAACTTCTGATTTAGCACAACAAGGACAAGAAATCTTCAACCAAAAATGCTTAAGCTGTCACGCAGTATCACCTCAGGATGGACGTCCTGAATCAGCACGTCTTGCTCCGAACTTAGCAAACTTTGGTGAGCGTACCCGAATCGCAGGTATTTTAGATCACAATGAAGAAGAACTAAAAAATTGGTTAGTTGACCCTGAGCAGTACAAGCCAGGAAATAAAATGACAGGTACATACGGTAACCTGAAGGAAGATGAACTTGATGCCCTTGCAGAATATTTAATGGGATTAAAAGTTCAAGATTAA
- the pyc gene encoding pyruvate carboxylase, with translation MKKIKKVLVANRGEIAIRVFRACTELSIRTVAIYSKEDSGAYHRYKADEAYLIGEGKKPIDAYLDIEGIIRIAKNADVDAIHPGYGFLSENIHFARRCEEEGIIFIGPHSEHLNMFGDKVKARHQAQLANIPVIPGTDGPVETLEEVIAFGKDHGFPIIIKASLGGGGRGMRIVRNLESLKEAYERAKSEAKAAFGNDEIYVEKFVENPKHIEVQILGDEDGNIVHLYERDCSIQRRHQKVVEIAPSVSLSDQLREDICEAAVRLMDNVKYVNAGTVEFLVANDQFYFIEVNPRVQVEHTITEMVTGVDIVQSQLMIAEGHALHSSKLGIPVQEEIRTNGFAIQSRVTTEDPLNNFMPDTGKIMAYRSGGGFGVRLDAGNGFQGAVITPYYDSLLVKLSTWALTFEQAASKMVRNLQEFRIRGIKTNIPFLENVVKHENFITGKYDTSFIDTTPELFIFPKRKDRGTKMLTYIGNVTVNGFPGIEKKKKPVFSKPRIPSLDLKQDFKPGTKQILDQHGAEGLVNWVKEQNSVLLTDTTFRDAHQSLLATRVRTNDLKQIAEPTSHLLPDMFSYEMWGGATFDVAYRFLKEDPWNRLLTMRERIPNVLFQMLLRASNAVGYKNYPDNVIKEFVEKSAFAGIDVFRIFDSLNWVKGMEVAIDAVRQSGKIAEAAICYTGDIDDPTRTKYSIDYYKDMAKELEASGAHILAIKDMAGLLKPQAAYRLISELKDTVSLPIHLHTHDTSGNGIYTYARAVEAGVDIVDTALSTMSGLTSQPSANTLYYSLKGTEREPNVNINSLETLSHYWEDIRKYYTDFESGMMSPHSEVYKHEMPGGQYSNLQQQAKAVGLGHRWEEVKEMYARVNHLFGDIVKVTPSSKVVGDMALFMVQNDLSEEDVIEKGEKIDFPDSVVELFEGYLGQPHGGFPKDLQSVILKGRTPLNVRPGELLDDVDFTALKEKLFEDLQRPVTSFDALGYALYPKVFMEYAQTMDQFGDISVLDTPTFLFGMRLGEEIEVEIETGKTLIVKLVSIGQAQADGTRIVYFELNGQAREVVIKDESIKSTVAAKMKADVKNENHIGASMPGTVIKVIAEKGETVEKGDHLMITEAMKMETTVQAPFAGVVKDIYVQNGDAINPGDLLIEVQKA, from the coding sequence TTGAAGAAAATTAAAAAAGTATTAGTAGCAAATCGCGGTGAAATTGCCATCCGTGTGTTCCGTGCATGTACGGAGCTTAGTATAAGAACCGTCGCCATTTACAGTAAGGAAGATTCGGGAGCATATCATCGTTATAAAGCTGATGAGGCATACTTAATAGGAGAAGGGAAGAAACCTATTGATGCTTATTTAGATATAGAGGGGATTATTCGAATCGCAAAGAACGCTGATGTCGATGCCATCCATCCTGGTTATGGGTTTCTTTCTGAAAATATTCATTTTGCCAGACGTTGTGAAGAAGAGGGGATTATTTTTATTGGGCCTCATTCAGAGCACTTAAATATGTTTGGGGATAAAGTTAAGGCACGACATCAGGCTCAATTAGCTAATATCCCTGTTATTCCGGGAACAGATGGCCCCGTAGAGACTTTGGAAGAGGTCATTGCCTTCGGGAAGGACCATGGCTTCCCAATCATCATTAAAGCCTCATTAGGTGGTGGTGGACGCGGAATGCGTATCGTCCGTAACCTGGAAAGCTTGAAAGAAGCCTATGAGCGCGCTAAATCTGAAGCGAAAGCAGCTTTCGGAAATGATGAAATATATGTTGAGAAATTTGTGGAGAATCCTAAGCACATTGAAGTTCAAATACTTGGGGATGAAGACGGCAATATTGTTCACTTGTATGAACGGGATTGTTCCATCCAGAGACGTCACCAAAAGGTAGTTGAAATAGCACCATCCGTATCTTTGAGTGATCAGCTGAGAGAAGATATTTGTGAGGCAGCCGTCCGTTTAATGGATAATGTAAAGTATGTAAACGCCGGAACGGTTGAGTTCCTGGTTGCAAATGATCAGTTCTATTTCATTGAGGTAAACCCTCGCGTTCAAGTAGAGCATACGATTACGGAAATGGTTACAGGGGTAGATATCGTTCAGTCTCAATTGATGATTGCAGAAGGACATGCCTTACATAGCAGTAAGCTTGGGATTCCTGTTCAAGAAGAGATCCGGACAAATGGGTTTGCGATTCAATCCCGTGTTACAACAGAAGATCCATTAAATAACTTTATGCCTGACACGGGGAAAATCATGGCTTATCGTTCAGGAGGCGGATTCGGGGTTCGATTGGATGCAGGTAACGGCTTCCAGGGAGCAGTCATTACACCATACTATGATTCACTTCTTGTTAAACTGTCTACTTGGGCTTTAACCTTTGAACAAGCTGCATCGAAAATGGTCAGAAATCTTCAAGAATTTAGAATACGTGGAATCAAGACGAATATTCCGTTCTTAGAAAATGTTGTTAAGCATGAAAACTTTATTACAGGTAAATACGATACATCCTTTATTGACACGACACCTGAACTGTTTATTTTTCCGAAACGAAAAGACCGTGGTACGAAGATGCTTACTTATATCGGAAATGTAACCGTAAATGGTTTCCCGGGAATCGAGAAGAAGAAAAAGCCAGTATTCTCTAAGCCTAGGATTCCATCCCTTGACTTGAAACAAGACTTCAAACCCGGGACAAAGCAAATTTTAGATCAACATGGTGCCGAAGGGTTGGTTAATTGGGTCAAGGAACAAAACTCAGTACTCCTGACTGATACAACTTTCCGGGATGCGCACCAATCTTTACTTGCTACGCGTGTCAGAACAAATGACCTGAAGCAAATTGCAGAGCCTACATCTCATTTACTTCCGGATATGTTCTCCTATGAAATGTGGGGAGGGGCAACGTTCGATGTAGCCTACCGTTTCCTAAAGGAAGATCCTTGGAATCGATTATTAACAATGAGAGAGCGCATTCCAAATGTTCTATTCCAAATGCTTCTGAGAGCATCCAATGCCGTTGGTTATAAGAACTACCCTGATAATGTCATTAAAGAATTTGTTGAGAAATCCGCATTTGCAGGTATAGACGTCTTCAGAATATTTGACAGTTTAAACTGGGTTAAGGGGATGGAAGTAGCGATTGATGCTGTAAGACAAAGCGGAAAAATCGCCGAGGCTGCCATTTGCTATACCGGAGACATAGATGATCCTACCCGAACAAAGTATAGTATTGATTACTATAAGGATATGGCAAAAGAGTTAGAAGCAAGCGGAGCGCATATTTTAGCGATTAAAGATATGGCAGGGCTCTTAAAACCTCAGGCTGCCTACCGACTAATTTCGGAACTTAAAGATACCGTTAGCCTGCCTATCCACTTACACACTCATGACACGAGCGGTAACGGAATATACACATACGCAAGAGCTGTTGAAGCTGGTGTAGATATTGTCGATACAGCACTAAGCACAATGTCGGGACTAACATCTCAACCAAGTGCCAACACGCTATACTACTCATTAAAAGGAACCGAAAGAGAACCGAATGTAAATATTAACTCACTGGAAACTCTTTCTCACTATTGGGAAGACATTCGAAAGTATTATACAGACTTTGAAAGCGGCATGATGTCTCCACATTCAGAGGTCTATAAGCACGAAATGCCAGGGGGGCAATATAGTAACCTTCAGCAGCAGGCAAAAGCTGTAGGACTTGGGCACCGTTGGGAAGAAGTGAAAGAAATGTATGCAAGGGTCAACCACCTCTTTGGGGATATCGTAAAGGTTACTCCTTCATCTAAAGTCGTGGGAGATATGGCATTATTTATGGTTCAGAATGATCTATCAGAAGAAGATGTAATCGAAAAAGGTGAAAAAATCGATTTCCCTGACTCAGTGGTAGAATTATTCGAAGGGTACCTTGGACAACCTCATGGAGGATTCCCGAAAGACTTACAAAGTGTGATTCTGAAAGGGCGCACTCCATTGAACGTTCGTCCAGGAGAGCTCCTTGATGATGTGGACTTTACCGCCCTTAAAGAAAAGCTCTTCGAGGATCTTCAGCGTCCTGTCACGAGCTTTGATGCCCTTGGATATGCCCTGTATCCGAAAGTGTTCATGGAATACGCACAAACAATGGATCAGTTTGGAGATATTTCAGTTCTTGATACCCCGACTTTCTTATTCGGGATGAGACTGGGTGAAGAAATAGAGGTGGAAATCGAAACTGGGAAGACACTGATTGTTAAGCTTGTTTCGATTGGTCAGGCTCAGGCAGATGGTACACGAATCGTTTATTTCGAGCTGAATGGCCAGGCCCGTGAGGTTGTCATTAAGGATGAAAGTATTAAATCAACAGTTGCAGCCAAGATGAAGGCAGATGTGAAGAATGAAAATCATATCGGGGCTTCCATGCCAGGAACCGTTATAAAGGTCATTGCAGAAAAAGGAGAAACGGTTGAAAAAGGAGATCATCTAATGATCACAGAAGCCATGAAAATGGAAACGACCGTTCAAGCTCCGTTTGCAGGGGTAGTTAAAGACATTTATGTACAAAACGGCGATGCCATTAATCCTGGAGATCTATTAATTGAAGTGCAAAAAGCATAA